The Pseudomonadota bacterium nucleotide sequence ATGAAGATCTTGAGATAATCGAAGAAATCGAGTCCGACAATACCGAAGAAGAAGCTGGGTTAGGTGCCGGTAAAGACGATGGTTCAGAATCGTATGCTGAAGGGGATGCTTCTGCTATAGATGCTCTTGAAACAGCAGATGGCATAAATGAAGATACTGAAGATATAGAGATAATCGAAGAGATCGAGCCGGAAGACATTGAAGAAGATGTTGGGTTAGGCGGCGAAGGTGGTGACAGTGCAGACATTGATTCTAATGCTAAAATATTCGAAGAAGATTTTGATATCAGTGAAACCAAGCCTTTAGATAATAAGGCCAAGTTTTTGGCAGAAGAATTTAACCATTCTCTTGCAGCAATGGATAAATACTATAATCAATATATCCTTATACCTGAAGGTGCTTACATCATCGGAAGCAAACGGCCAAAAAAAGGCGAAAGCCTTGAAAAAGCAGTTGACCTGCCAGCCTATTATATTGGGAAATACCCGATAACAAATGCACTTTTTGAAGTATTTGTAGAAAAAACCGGATATAAAACAACAGCGGAAAAACGCGGATATGGGAAAGTATACTTCGGAAGATATGAAAAAACTATTGATGAAAAAACCGGTATGGAAAAACTTCTTTTTAATGCCACAACTAAACAAAATACAGTTAAAGGTGCATGTTGGTATCAACCAAGTGGTCCTGGGAGCATGATACATAAAAAACGGAATCATCCTGTTGTGCAGATAAGTTTAGAAGATGCTATGGCTTTTGCTTCATGGACTGGCAAGAGATTG carries:
- a CDS encoding formylglycine-generating enzyme family protein: EDLEIIEEIESDNTEEEAGLGAGKDDGSESYAEGDASAIDALETADGINEDTEDIEIIEEIEPEDIEEDVGLGGEGGDSADIDSNAKIFEEDFDISETKPLDNKAKFLAEEFNHSLAAMDKYYNQYILIPEGAYIIGSKRPKKGESLEKAVDLPAYYIGKYPITNALFEVFVEKTGYKTTAEKRGYGKVYFGRYEKTIDEKTGMEKLLFNATTKQNTVKGACWYQPSGPGSMIHKKRNHPVVQISLEDAMAFASWTGKRLPTEDEWEAASRTAKGNLLPWGNKFKKEACNIEDSSICGTTSVENYHDFENKFGLVDMLGNVFEWTSSRIDKFMIGKGGCWISGVDIRLFSRLQLEPDGHSNILGFRCVAY